The following proteins are encoded in a genomic region of Takifugu rubripes chromosome 21, fTakRub1.2, whole genome shotgun sequence:
- the vamp8 gene encoding vesicle-associated membrane protein 8: protein MNTDPGGVGVQVEPEDKVQTLRDQVDGVKNIMTENVERILARGERLDDLMDKSEDLQAGAQHFKQTSQKVARSYWWKNVKLIVAIIIVVLVIVLIIILLATGVIPVSASVPPVVIPTTKAP from the exons ATGAACACCGATCCG GGAGGAGTGGGAGTACAGGTGGAGCCAGAGGACAAGGTGCAGACTTTGAGAGATCAGGTGGATGGAGTCAAGAACATCATGACGGAGAACGTGGAGCGGATCCTGGCCCGAGGAGAGAGACTCGATGACCTGATGGATAAATCGGAGGATCTGCAGGCTGGA GCGCAGCACTTCAAGCAGACGTCTCAGAAGGTGGCCCGCTCCTACTGGTGGAAGAACGTCAAGCTGATTGtggccatcatcatcgtcgtgcTGGTCATCgtgctcatcatcatcctgctggCCACCGGTGTGATCCCTGTCAGTGCCTCCGTGCCTCCTGTGGTCATCCCTACAACCAAAGCGCCATAA